GCGGAGCGCGGCGATCGCGCCCTCGTCGAGGGTGAAGACCGGCGCGCCCGCCGCGGCCGCGTCGCGCACCGCCGCGTCCACCTCGCCCGGCGGCGCGTGGACCGGGACGGCGCTCGCCGTCACGCGCGGCAGGCGCGCGGCCTCGGGCGGGAAGTCGCACTCGTGCGTGACGCCGGCGACGAGGTCGAGCGCGCCTAACGCGGCGCAGATCTCGGTGGCGGCGGGGAGGAGGGAGACGACGCGCATGGGGGTGGGCGAACGGCGGGGCGAACGGCGCTGTTGGAGGGCTGCTGTTGAGGAGCGGCGGTTGACGTGGCGCGGTTGACGTGGCGCGATTGGCGTGGCGCCGAGGACGCGGGGCACGGTGTTTCGGGCCGGTGCGCAAGGAAATGATGTACTCCGTCGCGCGGAAGCGCGGTATCGTGACCCGCATGCAGCCCAACCCTTCACCCGCTCGCGCCGCCTCGCGCCCCGGCGGCCTCCGCGTTCGCTACGAGGCCGGCCTCCTCGCGCGCGCCACCTTCGACGCGGCGACGAGGCTGCCCCGGGGCAACCGCGGCGACCTCGCCGACCAGCTCCGGCGGGCGGCGACGTCGGTGTACGCCAACCTCGCCGAGGGTGAGGGACGGGCGACGACAGCCGATCGACTGCGCTGCTTCACCATCGCCTGGGGCTCGCTGCGCGAACTCGACGCCCTGCTCGACCTCGCGGAGTACGTGAGCGCCCCCGACGGCCGCGACGCGACCCGTGCGCGCGCGCACGCGCGGCACGTCGGCCGCTTGCTCATCGCCCTCCGCCGCACGCTCGCCGACTCGGCCGTCGACCGCCCCCCTCCGCGCCGAAGTAACAGCGCCCCCCAACCGCCGCTCCTCCACAGCAGCCGTTCAACAGCGCCGTCCACCCGCCCTCCATCCTTACCGCCCCACCAGCCGCAGAATCCCCGCCAGCACGAGCGCCCCGCCCGGCGCGAGCCACGCCGACGGCACCTCGCCTAACGCCACCGCCGCGACCACCGCCGAGACGACCGGGACGAGCAGCAGCGACGCGCTCGCGAGCACCGGCGACAGCCGCCGCGACGCCGTCGCGAACCCCACCGTCGGCACGAACGTGCACGCGACGCCAAAGAGCGCGAGCAGCGCCCACCCGCGCGCGTCGAGCGCCGCGGCCGGCACGAACGGCACCCCCGCGACCGCCGCGTGGAGCGCGAGCGCGGCGCTCCCGACGACGAACGTGAGCACCGCGACGCCGAGTGCGCCGGGCGCCGCCCGTCCCCCGGCCGCGGCGCGCCGCCTCGCGTCCTGGAAGGCGAGCGCGTACCCCGCGGAGAGCACCGCCGACACGAGCGCGAGCGCGGCCCCGACCGCGTGCGCGAGCGCGCCGCCGCCTGCCCCTTCGCGCAGCCCCGCCCGCAGCGCCGGGACGAGTGTCACCGCCACGCCGACGAGCGCGACCGTCGCCCCCTGCCGCTCGGGCGGCGTCGCGCGCTCCCCGGCAATCCTGCGCAACGCGAGCGCGCAGAGCGGCGCCGTCGCGATCAGCAGCGCCACCTCGGCCACCGGCGCGATGCGGAACGCGACGACGGCGACCACGTAGTACGCGGTCAGCAGCGCGGCGAGCAGCCACGCCGCCGGCGCGCGCAGCGCGGTCGCGACCTCGCGCCGCACGCGCGGCGCAGCCGCCATCGGCGCCGAGGCGGCGAGCGCGAAGGCGAGCCGCCCGGCGACGAGTTCGCGCGGCGAGAGCGCCGGGATCTCGCGCACGAGCGTCCCCACGAGCCCCCACGCGAGCGCCGTCGCGCCGGCGGCGGCGAGGCCGACGCGGTCCGGTCCGACGCGCTCCGGCCCGACCCGATCGAGCCGCGCCGCGTCGATTGCCGTGCGGCTCACCGCGTGGACGCCGACGGCGCCGCCTCGTACACCGCGCGCCCGCCGACGTAGGTCGCGAGCACCCGCGCCCCGAGAATCTCTTCCGGTGCCGCGCGCATGACGTCGCGGTCGAGCACGACGAAATCGGCGTACTTGCCGGCCGTGAGCGAGCCGAGGTCGCGCTCCTGGAACGCCGCCATCGCCGGCCAGAGCGTCACCGAGCGGAGCGCCTCGTCCCTGGTCATCCGCTGCTCCGGGTGCCAGCCGCCCGCGGGCCACCCCGCCGCGTCCTGTCGGCTCACCGCCGCGTGGAAGGAGATCAGCGGGTTCACCTGCTCCACGGGAAAGTCACTCCCGTTCGGCACGATGCTCCCCGCGTCCAACAGCGAGCGCCACGCGTACGCGCCGAACAGCCGCCCCTCGCCGAGCCGCGTGGCCGCCCAGTACATGTCGCTCGTCTGGTGGCTCGCCTGCATGCTCGGGATCACGCCTAACCGCGCGAACCGCGGGACGTCGTCGTGGTGGAGGATCTGCGCGTGCTCGATCCGGAAGCGGTGGTCCGCGGTCGGGACTTCCTGCAAGGCCGCCTCGTAGGCGTCGAGCACGAGGCGGTTGGCGCGGTCGCCGATCGCGTGCGTGCAGACCTGGAAGCCGGCCCGCAGCGCGCGCACGGCGACGTCGCGGACGTGGGCCGGCGCGCTCACGAGGAGCCCCACGTTCTTGGCGTCGTCGCTGTACGGCTCGAGCAGCGCGGCGCCGCGGCTGCCTAACGCGCCGTCGGCGTAGAGCTTGACCGCGCGCACCCAGAGCCGCCCGCCGGCCAGCCCCGAGCGCGGCCCGCGCGCGAAGTAGTAGGCGAGCGCGGCGGAATCGTCGGCGACCATCGCGTACGTGCGCAGCTCCAGCTCCCCGCGCCCGGCCATCTCTTCCATGAGCTCGAGCACCGCGCGCGGCTCGCCCGGGTCGTGCACGCCCGTGAGGCCGTACCGGTGTAGCGCCGCCGTCGCGTCGCGGAGCGCGGCCCGCGCCTCGTCCGGCGAGGGCGGCGGGACCACGCGCGCGACGAGCGCCTGCGCGTTGTCGACGAACACGCCCGTCGGGTTCCCGGCCGCGTCGCGCTCGATGCGCCCGCCCGCGGGGTCGCGCGTCTCGCGCGTGACGCCCGCCGCGCGCATCGCCGCCGCGTTCGCGAGCCCCGCGTGGCCGTCGATCCGCTCCAGCCACACCGGCCGGTCCGGCACCGCGGCCGACAGCGCGTCGTGCGTCGGGAAGCGCGTGTCGCCCCACGCGTTCTGGTCCCACCCGTGGCCCAGCACCCACGCGTTCCCCGCGACCGCGACGTGCGTGCGCGCGTGCTCGGCCACCCGCCGCACCACCTCCGCGTACGCGCGCGTGCCCGCGACGTCGACCTGGTGCAGCACCAGCCCCAGTTCGAGCAGGTGGCCGTGCGCGTCGACGAGGCCGGGGAGCACCGTGCGCCCGCCGAGGTCGACGACGCGCGTGGCCGGGCCGCGAAGCGCGCGCGCGCCGCCGTCGTCGCCCACGAAGGCGAGCCGCCCGCCGCGCACGGCGAGCGCCGTCGCGAGCGGGCGCCCCGCGTCCGCCGTGTACACGCGCGCGTTGACGACCACGAGATCGGCCGCGAGCGGCCCCGCCGCGGGCGGCCGCACGGGCGTCTGCGCGCGCACCGGCGCCGCGGCGCACGCGGCGCCGAGTACGACCGCGAGCGCCACGGCGGCGAGCCCGCGCGCGCGGCGGCAAATCCACAAAGACGCGGACATGCGCGGCAAGGTAACCGCGCCCGCGGCGGCCGACCCGCGCCGCGGCCGGGGTGACACCCCGCGCGCACCGCGGGTCTTGCCTTCCGGCGAGCACGGTGTGACCGTCCCGGACTGCGGGGCGCTGCGCACACCCCGCCGTCTTCGCGCATCCCCCCTCTCAACGCTCGCCCGCAGGAGATCAGCACATGAGGCTTCGTGCGCACGCACGCCGGCGGCGGAACCACCGCCGGTGGAGCCACCGCTGGTGGCCCGCCCTCGCCGCCGCCGGTGCGGCCGCCACCGGCGTGACGGCCGCGGCCCCTGTCGCCCTCGCGCAGGGATTCGGTCTGAACGAGATCGGCAGCTGCGCCATCGCGCGCGGCTTCGCCGTCACCAGCGCCCCCTGCGACGACGCGTCGTCGCTCTACTGGAACCCGGGCGCCGTCAGCAACCTGCCGATGGGCGTCTCCGCCTACGTCGGCGGGACGGCCATCGGCATCAAGGGCAAGTTCACCACCGACTACACCGGCCGGCAGTACAACTCCAACGTGCCGACCGCTTTCCCGCCGTACGTCGGCCTCGCGGTCCGGACGTCGCCGCGCCTCATGCTCGGCATCGGCGCGTACGTGCCCTACGGCCTCACCTCGGAGTGGAACAACGACTTCCCCGGCCGCTTCTCGGCCCAGAAGTCCGCCCTCCAGAACTTCTACATCCAGCCCACCGCCGCGTACGAGCTCGTGCCCGGACGCCTCTCCGTCGGGGCGGGCGCCATCCTGGCCCTCTCCAGCATCGAGATCCGCCAGTCGCTCGACTTCTCGCAGAGCCCGGTGCCCGGCGCGGGCGTCGAGGGCAGCGGGATCCCAGCCGGCACCACGTTCGGCAACCTCGGCGTCCAGCCCTACACCGAGTTCGCCCGCGCCCGGGTGAACGCGTCCGGCCACGGCGGCGGCTTCACCCTCGGCATCCACGCGCACCCCGTGCCCTCGGTCTCGATCGGCGCTCGCTACCTGAGCCGCGTGCGCATCGAGTACCGCAACGCCGACGTCAAGTTCTCGACCGTGGCCGCGGCCGACAGCGTCGTCTTCGCGGCGAACAACCCGCTCGGCGTCCCGGCCGGCACCTCGCTGCAGCAGGTCGTCGCGGGACAGTTCGCCTCGGGCGGCGCGCTCGCCCCGGGGCAGTCGGCCAACACGGTGATCACGAACCCCGCCCAGTTCCAGGTCGGCGTCGCCTACACCGGGCTGTCCAACACGACCCTCTCGGCCGACTTCGCCCAGATCCAGTGGTCGTCGTTCAAGACGCTCCCGTTCAACTTCACGTTCGCCGGCGGCATGCCTAACACGGCGCTCTCGCGCCTGCAGCTCGAGGACTACAAGAACTCGAACTCCTACCGCTTCGGCCTCGAGCACCGCTTTCCCGACGCGGGCGGCGTCGCCGGCCGGCTCGGCTTCGCGTACTCGCAGGCCGCGGCGCCCGACGTCACCGTGACGCCGCTCCTCCCCGACATGGACCGCTACAACTTCGGCGGCGGAATTGGCGTCCCGCTCAGCAGCCTCCTCGGCCCGGGCGGCCGCCGCTACGCGGTCGACCTTACGTACTTCCGCGTCGAGACCCGCGGCCGCCGCGGCCGCACCGGCGAACGCCCGAGCGAAGCGCTCACGGCCGACCAGGTCAACAACGGCTTCTACAACCTGAACGCGAACGTCGTCTCGGCCAGCGTGCGGGCCACCTTCTGACGCCTCTGACGCGCCCCTCTTCATGACCTCGCGCCACACCTCCCGCACCGCCGCGCGTTCGGCCCTCAAGTTCGCCGCCGCCGCCGCCGCGCTCGCCGCGGCCGCCTGCAGCAGGGACCCGGTCGTCGTCGGCACCACGCCCCCGGCGACCGCGCCGTTCATGGCGCGCTACGTCGCCGTCGGCAACAGCATCACCGCCGGCTACCAGTCCGGCGGGATCAACGACTCGACCCAGCGCCGCAGCTACGCCCGCATGCTCGCCATCGCGGCCGGGGTCGGCAACACGTTCAGCTACCCGTCGTTCACCACGCCGGGCTGCCCGCCGCCGATCGCCAACTTCCTGACCGGCGTGCGGACGAGCGGCGACACGTCGAGCACCTTCTGCGCCCTGCGCGCGACGAGCTCGGTCACGGCCTCGCTCAACAACGTCGCCGTCCCGGGCGCCAACTCGTGGGACGCCGTCGGCCGCGGCGTCGTCCCGACGACGACCTCGCCCGCGTCGCTCACCGTCGGCGGCTACAGCGCGCTCACCACGCTCATCCTCGGCGGCCAGACGCAGCTCCAGCGCGCCGTGCAGCTCGACCCGACCTTCGCGACGGTCTGGATCGGCAACAACGACGTCCTGCTCGGCGCGCTCCAGTACGCCGGCGACAGCAGCAAGGCGACTAACCTCGCCAACTTCACGAACAACTACGCCACGCTCGTCAACGGACTCGTCACCGGCAGCCCGCACCTCAAGGGCGGCGTGCTGATCGGCGTCGTCGACGTGACCAACGTGCCGCTGCTCGTGCCGTTCGCCATCTTCAACCCGAACACTCCCGTCTTCAGTCCCGCGGCGTACCAGGCCGTGCTCGGCGTCCTCGGCGTCGGCACGACGCGCCCGCTCACCTTCCGGCTGCTCTTCGACGGCAACTGCACCAACTCCGCGGCGTCCATCGCGTTTCCGGCGCTCGTCCAGCTCGGCAAGCTGATCCCCGCGGCGGCGCCGAGTTTCACCATCGATTGCAGCGGCGCGACGCCGATCTCGGCCACCGCCACGCAGACGTCGTTCCTCGTCACCGACGCCGAGCGGATCTACTACGCGACCCGCGTCGCCGCGTACAACGCGTACATCAAGGCGAAGGCCGACAGCATCGGCTGGGCGTACATCGACCCGAACACACTCCTCGCGACGCTCCGCAGCGAGGGCGCGATCCCCCCCTTCCCGAACCTCGCCGCGCCGACCGCGCCGTTCGCCACGGCCGCGGGCCGCTACATCACGAACGACGGCGTCCACCCGAGCACGTCGGCCCACTTCCTTCTCGCCAACGCGCTCATCATGGCGATCAACACGAAGTACGGCTCGACCATTCGCGCGCTCACGCCGGCGGACACGACGGGGCTCTGAGCGGGGCCGGTAGGGAGTCGTGGCGCGGGGCCGGTCGCAGGGTGCGACCGGCCCCGCGTCGCGTACGGTCCGTTGCGACGATATCTTTCACGCATGGACGCCGACGCCGAACGCGAGGCCCGCAGGGCGCACCGCCGGGCGACGATGCGGGTGCGGAAGACGACGCTCGCCGACGAGGACGAACTCGCGGACTACCGCGAGTTGACGCCTTCAGAGCGCATGGAGATGATCTGGTCCCTCACGCAGTCGGCCTGGGCCTTCATGGGGCGTGATGCAGAAGCTGAATCCCGACTTTCGCGACGCACTGCTCGCGTTCAACGCGTCCGGCGCTGAGTACTTGATCGTCGGCGCGTTCGCGATGGCCGCGCACGGTTTGGCCCGCAACACCGGGGACATCGATTTTTGGGTTCGGCCGACGCCCGAAAACGCTCGGCGGGTGTGGAACGCGCTCGCGGATTTCGGGATGCCGATGGACACCTGCTCTGTCGAGGAACTACTGGACCCCGACATGGTCTTCCAGTT
This is a stretch of genomic DNA from Gemmatimonadetes bacterium T265. It encodes these proteins:
- a CDS encoding amidohydrolase — encoded protein: MSASLWICRRARGLAAVALAVVLGAACAAAPVRAQTPVRPPAAGPLAADLVVVNARVYTADAGRPLATALAVRGGRLAFVGDDGGARALRGPATRVVDLGGRTVLPGLVDAHGHLLELGLVLHQVDVAGTRAYAEVVRRVAEHARTHVAVAGNAWVLGHGWDQNAWGDTRFPTHDALSAAVPDRPVWLERIDGHAGLANAAAMRAAGVTRETRDPAGGRIERDAAGNPTGVFVDNAQALVARVVPPPSPDEARAALRDATAALHRYGLTGVHDPGEPRAVLELMEEMAGRGELELRTYAMVADDSAALAYYFARGPRSGLAGGRLWVRAVKLYADGALGSRGAALLEPYSDDAKNVGLLVSAPAHVRDVAVRALRAGFQVCTHAIGDRANRLVLDAYEAALQEVPTADHRFRIEHAQILHHDDVPRFARLGVIPSMQASHQTSDMYWAATRLGEGRLFGAYAWRSLLDAGSIVPNGSDFPVEQVNPLISFHAAVSRQDAAGWPAGGWHPEQRMTRDEALRSVTLWPAMAAFQERDLGSLTAGKYADFVVLDRDVMRAAPEEILGARVLATYVGGRAVYEAAPSASTR
- a CDS encoding long-chain fatty acid transporter; this translates as MRLRAHARRRRNHRRWSHRWWPALAAAGAAATGVTAAAPVALAQGFGLNEIGSCAIARGFAVTSAPCDDASSLYWNPGAVSNLPMGVSAYVGGTAIGIKGKFTTDYTGRQYNSNVPTAFPPYVGLAVRTSPRLMLGIGAYVPYGLTSEWNNDFPGRFSAQKSALQNFYIQPTAAYELVPGRLSVGAGAILALSSIEIRQSLDFSQSPVPGAGVEGSGIPAGTTFGNLGVQPYTEFARARVNASGHGGGFTLGIHAHPVPSVSIGARYLSRVRIEYRNADVKFSTVAAADSVVFAANNPLGVPAGTSLQQVVAGQFASGGALAPGQSANTVITNPAQFQVGVAYTGLSNTTLSADFAQIQWSSFKTLPFNFTFAGGMPNTALSRLQLEDYKNSNSYRFGLEHRFPDAGGVAGRLGFAYSQAAAPDVTVTPLLPDMDRYNFGGGIGVPLSSLLGPGGRRYAVDLTYFRVETRGRRGRTGERPSEALTADQVNNGFYNLNANVVSASVRATF